The following are encoded in a window of Thiovulum sp. ES genomic DNA:
- a CDS encoding phosphoribosylamine--glycine ligase (PFAM: Phosphoribosylglycinamide synthetase, N domain; Phosphoribosylglycinamide synthetase, ATP-grasp (A) domain; Phosphoribosylglycinamide synthetase, C domain~TIGRFAM: phosphoribosylamine--glycine ligase) gives MNLEKVLIVGAGGREYSIALAVQKDERVKKLYFAPGNGATANLGENIDIKDFQKLADFVESEGIGFTIVGPEQPLVDGIVDIFESRGLTIFGSSKNASQLEGSKVFMKNFLKKHGIPTARFIETSSAEEAIEFSKNLPTPIVVKADGLCGGKGVIIAESHEKANETIREMLSGDLFGDAGKKVIVEEFLDGYELSVFAISDGKSFKILPAAQDHKRLLTDDKGPNTGGMGAYAPTPLIDDELYKKIEDRIIAPTLKGMESDGNLFRGVLFAGIMVVNGEPLTLEFNVRFGDPECEILMPLIETSVLEILHKASLGKLDEVDIKISNRYSVGVVMASGNYPYKSSEPAEIIVDEIVHEKLAENSHISFAGVSAEDGKLFATGGRVLVAVGLGDSIAEARDRAYMLCGQIHFAGKQFRTDIAYQALK, from the coding sequence ATGAATTTAGAAAAAGTTTTAATTGTTGGTGCTGGTGGTCGAGAATATTCAATTGCTCTTGCGGTCCAAAAAGATGAGAGAGTAAAAAAATTATATTTCGCCCCTGGGAATGGTGCAACTGCAAATTTAGGCGAAAATATTGACATCAAAGATTTCCAAAAACTTGCGGATTTTGTTGAAAGCGAAGGAATTGGTTTTACAATTGTTGGACCAGAACAACCGCTTGTTGATGGAATTGTTGATATTTTTGAGAGTCGAGGTTTAACAATTTTTGGTTCATCTAAAAATGCTTCACAACTTGAGGGTTCTAAAGTTTTCATGAAGAATTTCTTGAAAAAACACGGAATTCCAACAGCACGATTTATCGAGACCTCATCGGCAGAAGAGGCTATTGAATTTTCTAAAAATTTACCAACTCCAATTGTTGTAAAAGCAGACGGTCTTTGTGGCGGAAAAGGTGTAATTATCGCAGAAAGCCATGAAAAAGCAAATGAGACAATTCGTGAAATGCTCAGCGGTGATCTTTTTGGCGATGCAGGTAAAAAAGTGATTGTTGAGGAATTTCTTGACGGCTATGAACTCTCTGTTTTTGCTATTTCTGATGGTAAAAGTTTCAAAATTCTTCCCGCAGCACAAGATCACAAACGACTTTTGACTGATGACAAAGGTCCAAATACTGGTGGAATGGGAGCTTATGCACCAACTCCACTAATCGACGATGAACTTTACAAAAAAATTGAAGACCGAATTATCGCACCAACTTTAAAAGGTATGGAGAGTGATGGAAATCTTTTCCGTGGTGTTCTTTTTGCGGGAATTATGGTTGTAAATGGTGAGCCACTAACTCTTGAATTCAATGTTCGATTTGGTGATCCTGAATGCGAAATTTTGATGCCACTTATTGAAACTTCTGTTTTGGAAATTCTCCATAAAGCTTCACTTGGAAAACTGGATGAGGTCGATATTAAAATCTCAAACCGATATTCTGTTGGAGTTGTAATGGCTTCTGGAAATTATCCTTACAAATCTTCTGAACCTGCTGAAATTATTGTTGATGAAATTGTTCATGAAAAACTTGCCGAAAATTCACACATCTCTTTTGCTGGAGTTTCTGCTGAAGATGGAAAACTTTTTGCAACAGGTGGTCGTGTTCTTGTAGCTGTCGGACTTGGAGACTCAATTGCTGAAGCACGAGACCGAGCTTACATGCTTTGCGGACAAATTCATTTCGCAGGAAAACAGTTCAGGACTGACATCGCATATCAAGCTCTGAAATAA
- a CDS encoding KamA family protein (PFAM: Radical SAM superfamily~TIGRFAM: KamA family protein): MLGSIQLYKMKGKIILHTETKTVDPLPSLSNIDWTKLNWKEEQKRNVTTVEELKTYFKLSPKEEEDFQKISENHPINIPRYYLSLIDPNDENDPIKKLAVPTSDELVDGEGTTDDPYGDDKHDKGNGVLHKYPYSALVVATEYCPMYCRHCFRKRLVGLETDKTVDDFEEASKYIRNHPEITNVIISGGDPFLLGTERIKKMLGFLKDIPHLNYVRIGSRAVLTYPLRFFEPELLEVLREFNQHKTLYVPTHFNHPKEITKETTLAVKNLRDAGITVNNQAVLLAGVNDSEEALEDLMNGLIRIGVNPYYLYQTMPVAHVAKQFQVPLKKGVDMVSNVKRRLDGYAKRFKFIMGHDIGKIEIVGRTGNKLVMSQIHARPEFPEEASRILVRELNDTATWLDDMKEVEL; the protein is encoded by the coding sequence TTGTTAGGATCGATTCAACTTTACAAAATGAAAGGAAAAATTATTTTACATACAGAAACGAAAACCGTTGATCCACTCCCCAGTTTGTCCAACATAGATTGGACTAAATTAAATTGGAAAGAAGAGCAAAAAAGAAATGTAACAACTGTTGAAGAGTTGAAAACATATTTTAAGCTCTCTCCAAAAGAAGAAGAAGATTTCCAAAAAATCTCAGAAAATCACCCAATAAATATTCCCCGTTACTACTTAAGTCTGATTGATCCAAATGATGAGAATGATCCAATTAAAAAATTGGCAGTTCCAACTTCTGATGAACTTGTTGATGGAGAAGGCACGACTGATGATCCATATGGAGATGACAAACATGACAAAGGAAATGGAGTTTTACACAAATATCCATATTCTGCTCTTGTTGTCGCAACTGAATATTGTCCAATGTATTGTCGGCACTGTTTCAGAAAAAGGCTTGTTGGTTTAGAAACGGATAAAACTGTTGATGACTTTGAAGAGGCATCAAAATATATCCGAAATCATCCTGAAATTACAAATGTAATTATTTCTGGTGGCGATCCTTTTCTTCTTGGAACTGAACGAATCAAAAAGATGCTCGGATTTTTAAAAGATATTCCACATCTGAATTATGTCCGAATTGGTAGCCGAGCTGTTTTAACTTATCCACTCCGATTTTTTGAACCAGAACTTTTAGAAGTTTTACGAGAGTTCAATCAGCATAAAACACTTTATGTTCCGACACATTTTAATCACCCAAAAGAGATTACAAAAGAGACTACTCTTGCTGTAAAAAATTTGAGAGATGCAGGAATTACTGTGAATAATCAAGCAGTTCTTTTAGCAGGGGTGAATGATTCTGAAGAGGCTTTAGAGGATTTAATGAATGGTCTTATTCGGATTGGTGTAAATCCATACTACCTCTACCAAACAATGCCAGTTGCACATGTTGCGAAGCAATTTCAAGTTCCGTTAAAAAAGGGAGTTGATATGGTTTCAAATGTAAAAAGACGACTTGATGGATACGCAAAACGATTTAAATTTATCATGGGTCATGATATTGGAAAAATTGAAATTGTTGGACGAACTGGAAATAAACTTGTAATGAGTCAAATTCATGCTAGACCAGAATTTCCTGAAGAGGCTTCAAGAATTCTTGTTAGAGAATTGAATGATACTGCTACATGGTTAGATGACATGAAAGAGGTCGAACTTTAA
- a CDS encoding PAP2 superfamily protein (PFAM: PAP2 superfamily) encodes MIRFYGVVLYTLTILMIIKSIDYPLAEFVKYDFLPEIRDFFKLITDFVKSTCWILCSIMIYFIFVFRNGFCIRTFATFIKEECVRIFVSRTALLLYLSVLFSGIFVNILKPIFGRVRPYLFFETGEKGFQFLQFSSSFASFPSGHSATALSIATVFAISFPKWKYYFFSTGLIFAFSRVATSNHYLSDIIVGGTIGFLTAIYFNRRLNAIL; translated from the coding sequence ATGATTCGATTTTATGGTGTAGTTCTCTACACCCTAACAATTTTGATGATAATCAAATCGATCGATTACCCACTTGCTGAATTTGTGAAATATGACTTTCTTCCTGAAATTAGAGATTTTTTTAAGCTAATTACAGATTTTGTGAAATCTACATGTTGGATTCTTTGCTCAATTATGATCTATTTTATTTTTGTTTTTAGAAACGGTTTTTGCATTCGGACTTTTGCAACTTTTATTAAAGAGGAGTGTGTGAGAATATTTGTTAGTCGAACTGCTCTTTTGCTTTATCTTTCAGTCTTATTTTCAGGAATTTTTGTAAATATTCTTAAACCAATTTTTGGAAGAGTTCGCCCATATCTCTTTTTTGAAACTGGAGAAAAAGGATTTCAATTTTTACAATTTAGTTCATCTTTTGCTTCTTTTCCATCTGGACACTCGGCAACAGCTCTCTCAATTGCAACGGTTTTTGCAATATCTTTTCCAAAATGGAAATACTATTTCTTTTCAACAGGATTAATTTTTGCATTTAGCAGAGTTGCAACAAGCAATCACTATTTGAGCGATATAATTGTTGGTGGAACAATTGGGTTTTTAACAGCAATCTATTTTAACAGGAGATTAAATGCAATTCTTTAG